In bacterium HR17, the following are encoded in one genomic region:
- the ppm1_2 gene encoding Polyprenol monophosphomannose synthase, with protein MSKDVVTDYQALWMVVPTYNESDNIAMLVEQVLTTTPLAHLVIVDDGSPDETAKVVEKFAQQDGRVHLLRRPKKLGYASAVVTGLQFALSDGASVIGYMDADLSHDPKALPLLIEAVQNGADIAIGSRYVNGGQIVGWAWQRKVLSQCANWLVRFLLRLPIHDTTSGFRVFRRRALERLNLGRINVDGYACQFASAALAVWEGLNVVEVPITFRERKLGRSKMSWRIVAEATAVLLKMTWWRLTGHWLGSPVLQGQ; from the coding sequence ATGAGCAAGGATGTTGTAACTGACTACCAGGCTCTCTGGATGGTTGTTCCGACTTATAACGAATCAGACAACATAGCGATGCTTGTTGAACAAGTCTTGACAACCACGCCGTTAGCGCATTTGGTTATAGTGGACGATGGGTCACCGGACGAGACGGCAAAAGTCGTAGAAAAGTTCGCTCAACAAGACGGTCGGGTTCATTTGCTTCGTCGTCCCAAGAAGTTAGGCTACGCTTCAGCGGTTGTGACAGGACTGCAGTTTGCGCTGTCAGACGGCGCTTCAGTTATCGGTTACATGGATGCCGATTTGTCTCATGACCCGAAGGCTCTGCCTTTGTTGATAGAAGCGGTGCAAAACGGCGCAGATATCGCAATCGGTTCGCGTTATGTCAATGGCGGGCAAATCGTCGGTTGGGCGTGGCAGAGGAAAGTCCTGTCACAATGCGCCAACTGGTTGGTTCGGTTCTTGTTGAGATTGCCTATCCACGATACCACCAGCGGTTTTCGCGTTTTTCGCCGAAGGGCGCTGGAACGGTTAAATTTGGGACGAATTAATGTTGACGGTTATGCTTGTCAATTCGCCAGCGCAGCGCTGGCAGTTTGGGAAGGATTAAATGTCGTAGAAGTGCCCATCACCTTCCGTGAGCGAAAACTTGGTCGCTCCAAAATGTCGTGGCGCATCGTTGCTGAAGCGACGGCAGTTTTGCTCAAGATGACATGGTGGCGCTTGACGGGACATTGGTTAGGTTCACCTGTCCTGCAAGGTCAGTGA